A DNA window from Pyrus communis chromosome 3, drPyrComm1.1, whole genome shotgun sequence contains the following coding sequences:
- the LOC137727644 gene encoding uncharacterized protein, whose protein sequence is MESFLGFAAFFLLFQVIFFASLMSAEETDSPALSFSDIASSGKRNSEEYCAMYDICGERSDGKVLNCPYGSPSVTPDELFSAKIQSLCPTISGNVCCTELQFETLRAQVQQAIPFLVGCPACLRNFLNLFCELSCSPNQSQFINVTSVSEVNGNMTVDGIDFYIADTFGEGLFDSCKDVKFGTMNTRAIEFIGAGAKNFEEWFDFIGAKAEPGFPGSPYAIEFKLVVPESSGMELMNVSVYSCGDTSLGCSCGDCPSSPVCSNPEPPPPKKKPCSIRILSIEVKCIEVSVAILYILLVFAFFGWSFFGRMRRRRGSGSSEEPLLNVIHDDDIDSVNLHKDESVATKRHAMDPQVTEGIHLAPVQGYMSNFYRSYGSWVSRNPSLVLFSSVAIVVILCVGLVRFKVETRPEKLWVGPGSKAAEEKQYFDSHLAPFYRIEQLIIATVPDPKDGKSPSIVTDDNIQLLFDIQNKVDGIRANYSDSVVALTDICLTPIGQDCATQSILQYFKMDPENFDSYGGVVHVEYCFQHFTSADTCLSAFQAPLDPSTALGGFSGNNHSEASAFIVTYPVNNAAGDVGNENGKALAWEKAFIQLAKEELMPMVLSRNLTLSFSAENSIEEELKRESTADVITILVSYLVMFVYISLALGDAPHLSSFYLSSKVLLGLSGVILVMLSVLGSVGFFSAVGVKSTLIIMEVIPFLVLAVGVDNMCILVHAVKRQPLDLPLEIRISNALAEVGPSITLASLSEILAFAVGSFIPMPACRVFSMFAALAVLLDFFLQVTAFVALIYFDFLRAEDNRVDCFPCIQVAPSSEGTSEGIYHRRAGLLTRYMKEVHARILGYWVIKMVVVAVFLAFTLASITLCTSIEPGLEQKIALPRDSYLQGYFNNISEHLRIGPPLYFVVKDYNYSSESRHTNQLCSISKCDSNSLLNEISRASSTPESSYIAKPAASWLDDFLVWISPEAFGCCRKYLNGSYCPPDDQPPCCSPDEGPCGLGGVCKDCTTCFRHSDLVNDRPSTAQFREKLPWFLNALPSADCAKGGHGAYTNSVDLKGYGSGVISASEFRTYHTPLNAQGDYVNSIRAAREFSSRMSDSLKMDIFPYSVFYIFFEQYLDIWRVALINIAIALGAIFIVCLLMTSSVWSSAIILLVLAMIVVDLMGVMAIFNIQLNAVSVVNLIMSIGIAVEFCVHIMHAYLVSHGNRSQRATKALSRVGPSVFSGITLTKLVGVIVLAFSRSEIFVVYYFRMYLALVLIGFLHGLVFLPVVLSLFGPPNRHASIDMQEVESSPVLS, encoded by the exons ATGGAGTCGTTTCTGGGTTTTGCtgcttttttccttctctttcag GTTATCTTTTTCGCCTCTTTGATGAGTGCTGAGGAGACGGATTCACCGGCTCTTTCATTTTCGGACATCGCATCATCGGG GAAAAGGAACTCTGAAGAATATTGTGCAATGTATGATATATGTGGTGAACGCAGCGACGGAAAAGTCCTGAATTGCCCTTATGGCTCCCCATCCGTGACG CCTGATGAGCTATTTTCTGCCAAAATTCAAAGTTTGTGTCCAACAATAAGTGGGAATGTTTGTTGCACGGAGCTTCAGTTTGAAACATTACGCGCGCAAGTTCAACAA GCAATTCCGTTTCTTGTAGGCTGCCCAGCATGCTTGAGGAACTTCCTAAATCttttttgtgagctttcttgcTCTCCAAATCAGAGTCAGTTTATCAACGTGACCTCTGTGTCCGAG GTTAATGGAAATATGACTGTGGATGGCATTGACTTTTACATAGCTGACACTTTTGGAGAAGGGTTGTTCGACTCTTgcaaggatgttaaatttgggACTATGAACACACGGGCAATAGAATTTATTGGTGCCGGTGCTAAAAATTTTGAAG AATGGTTCGATTTTATTGGTGCGAAAGCAGAGCCCGGTTTCCCTGGTTCACCTTATGCGATTGAGTTTAAGCTGGTTGTTCCTGAGTCATCTGGAATGGAGCTCATGAATGTGTCAGTTTATTCATGTGGTGACACTTCACTAGGCTGCTCTTGTGGTGACTGCCCTTCATCTCCAGTGTGTTCAAATCCTGAACCTCCTCCGCCAAAGAAAAAGCCATGCTCCATTAGAATTCTATCTATTGAG GTAAAGTGCATTGAAGTTTCGGTTGCCATATTGTATATTCTCTTAGTTTTTGCATTCTTTGGTTGGAGCTTTTTTGGTCGGATGAGACGAAGGAGGGGATCTGGATCTAGCGAGGAACCATTGTTGAATGTCATTCATGATGATGACATTGACTCTGTTAACTTGCACAAGGATGAAAGTGTTGCCACAAAG AGGCATGCTATGGATCCTCAAGTTACCGAAGGGATCCACCTAGCTCCTGTTCAGGGATATATGTCAAACTTTTACAG GAGTTATGGAAGCTGGGTCTCCAGAAATCCCAGTCTTGTGCTGTTTTCCTCGGTGGCAATTGTTGTTATTCTGTGTGTGGGTCTAGTTCGTTTCAAGGTGGAGACACGGCCAGAGAAG CTGTGGGTAGGTCCTGGGAGCAAGGCAGCGGAAGAGAAACAATACTTTGACAGCCATCTTGCCCCCTTCTACAGAATTGAGCAG CTCATAATAGCGACTGTGCCAGATCCAAAAGATGGCAAGTCACCAAGTATTGTCACAGATGATAATATTCAGCTACTTTTTGACATACAAAACAAG GTTGATGGAATTCGTGCTAATTATTCTGACTCGGTGGTAGCTCTAACTGATATTTGCTTGACGCCTATTGGCCAAGATTGTGCCACCCAAAGCATTTTGCAG TATTTTAAGATGGACCCTGAAAACTTTGACAGCTATGGAGGGGTTGTACATGTAGAGTATTGCTTTCAG CATTTTACTTCTGCGGACACATGTTTGAGCGCGTTTCAGGCTCCACTTGATCCAAGCACTGCCTTGGGAGGATTCTCAGGAAACAACCATTCAGAG GCTTCGGCATTCATTGTCACCTACCCAGTTAATAATGCAGCTGGTGATGTAGGAAATGAGAATGGGAAGGCATTGGCTTGGGAGAAGGCTTTTATTCAGCTAGCGAAG GAGGAACTGATGCCAATGGTTCTGTCTCGGAATCTTACTCTCTCATTCTCAGCCGAAAACTCAATTGAGGAAGAGTTAAAAAGAGAAAGTACTGCAGATGTGATAACCATATTA GTAAGCTATCTGGTAATGTTTGTTTACATATCTCTAGCCTTGGGAGATGCACCtcatttgtcttctttttaCCTCTCGTCCAAG GTCCTGCTTGGCTTGTCAGGAGTCATACTTGTCATGCTTTCTGTCCTTGGGTCTGTTGGATTTTTCAGTGCTGTTGGAGTTAAATCTACATTAATCATAATGGAAGTCATTCCGTTCCTTGTTCTTgct GTTGGTGTAGATAACATGTGTATACTGGTACATGCGGTGAAACGGCAACCACTGGACTTACCTTTAGAAATACGAATAAGTAATGCACTTGCTGAAGTTGGCCCATCCATAACGCTGGCTAGTTTATCTGAGATTCTGGCATTTGCAGTTGGAAGTTTCATTCCTATGCCAGCTTGTCGTGTCTTCTCCATGTTTGCTG CTCTTGCTGTTCTACTGGACTTCTTCCTGCAAGTTACTGCATTTGTTGCGCTGATATATTTTGACTTTTTGAGAGCTGAGGACAACAGGGTTGATTGTTTTCCATGCATACAAGTCGCTCCATCTTCTGAGGGAACTAGTGAAG GAATATATCATAGAAGAGCTGGATTGCTGACCCGCTATATGAAG GAAGTACATGCACGCATTCTTGGATATTGGGTGATTAAAATGGTTGTTGTTGCTGTCTTTCTTGCTTTCACCTTGGCAAGCATT ACATTATGTACTAGTATTGAACCTGGTTTGGAACAGAAGATTGCCCTTCCCCGGGATTCTTACCTTCAG GGGTACTTCAATAACATTTCAGAGCATCTTAGGATTGGACCACCGTTATATTTTGTTGTCAAGGATTACAACTACAG CTCGGAATCAAGACATACAAACCAGTTATGCTCCATCAGTAAATGTGATTCCAACTCCCTTTTAAATGAG ATATCCAGAGCATCTTCAACACCGGAATCAAGCTACATTGCTAAGCCAGCTGCCTCTTGGCTTGATGATTTTCTTGTATGGATTTCACCTGAGGCTTTTGGTTGCTGTCGGAAGTATTTAAATGGTTCTTATTGTCCCCCTGATGATCAG CCACCTTGTTGTTCACCTGATGAAGGTCCTTGTGGCCTTGGTGGAGTTTGCAAAGATTGTACAACA TGCTTTCGGCACTCAGATTTGGTCAATGATCGTCCATCTACAGCACAGTTTAGAGAGAAGCTTCCATGGTTCCTAAATGCACTGCCTTCTGCTGATTGTGCAAAAGGGGGCCATGGTGCTTACACTAATAGTGTGGATCTAAAAG GTTATGGGAGTGGTGTTATAAGTGCATCTGAGTTCCGTACCTATCACACACCACTTAACGCACAA GGTGATTATGTCAATTCAATACGAGCTGCGCGGGAGTTCAGCTCAAGAATGTCTGATTCTTTAAAG ATGGATATCTTTCCGTACTCGGTGTTCTATATCTTCTTTGAGCAATATCTGGATATATGGAGGGTAGCTTTGATCAACATTGCTATTGCACTCG GTGCAATCTTCATCGTTTGTCTGCTCATGACATCCAG TGTATGGAGCTCTGCTATCATTTTACTTGTACTGGCAATGATTGTTGTGGACCTCATG GGTGTAATGGCCATTTTCAATATCCAACTAAACGCAGTCTCTGTTGTAAATCTTATAATGTCAATCGGAATTGCTGTTGAGTTCTGTGTCCATATAATGCATGCTTACTTG GTGAGTCATGGCAACAGGAGCCAACGAGCAACGAAAGCTCTAAGTAGAGTGGGACCTTCTGTGTTCAG TGGGATTACACTTACAAAGCTGGTTGGAGTAATTGTCCTAGCCTTCTCAAGATCAGAAATTTTTGTG GTTTACTATTTTCGAATGTACCTGGCATTGGTTCTTATTGGTTTCTTGCATGGGCTCGTCTTTTTGCCG GTGGTATTGAGCTTGTTTGGTCCACCGAATAGGCACGCAAGTATTGATATGCAAGAAGTTGAATCTTCACCGGTCTTGAGTTGA